In one Nicotiana tomentosiformis chromosome 6, ASM39032v3, whole genome shotgun sequence genomic region, the following are encoded:
- the LOC104110132 gene encoding cytochrome b-c1 complex subunit 8 — MGKQPVKLKAVVYALSPFQQKVMPGLWKDLPGKIHHKVSENWISATLLLAPLVGTYSYVQHFKEKEKLEHRY; from the exons ATGGGGAAACAACCAGTTAAACTGAAAGCAGTGGTTTACGCTTTATCTCCATTTCAACAAAAGGTAATGCCAGGTCTATGGAAGGACCTTCCAGGTAAAATCCATCACAAAGTGTCTGAGAATTGGATCAGCGCTACTCTCTTGCTCGCTCCTCTCGTCGGCACTTACTC GTACGTGCAGCACTTCAAGGAGAAGGAGAAGTTAGAACACAGATACTAA
- the LOC104110133 gene encoding KH domain-containing protein At3g08620-like isoform X1, giving the protein MSNLYNHNLNFSPARAVSPHIRTNHDVDSQYLTELLAERQKLGPFTQVLPICSRLLNQEILRLSGMIPNQVLSDYDRLQRGSPSPVSSFDMMQHVGGKGLGGWNGNGWNSFQEQRLGVPQGRPIDWQASPGSPSSFVVKRVLRLDIPVDRYPNFNFVGRLLGPRGNSLKRVEASTGCRVFIRGQGSIKDPEKEESLRGLPGYEHLNEPLHVLLEAELPINIVDARLKQASQIIEELLRPVDESQDLYKRQQLRELAVLNNNFREESPQPRGSVSPFNSSGMKRAKTGW; this is encoded by the exons ATGTCTAATTTGTATAATCATAACTTGAATTTCTCACCTGCTAGAGCTGTTTCTCCTCATATTAGAACCAACCACGATGTTGATAG TCAGTACTTGACAGAGCTGTTAGCAGAAAGGCAGAAGCTTGGACCCTTTACTCAAGTTCTTCCAATATGTAGCCGACTCTTGAATCAAG AAATACTAAGACTTTCTGGAATGATTCCCAATCAAGTACTCAGTGACTATGATAGACTACAACGTGGAAGCCCTAGTCCTGTATCTTCATTCGACATGATGCAACATGTCGGAGGAAAAGGTTTAGGTGGATGGAATGGGAATGGATGGAATTCCTTTCAAGAG CAAAGATTAGGTGTACCACAGGGAAGGCCCATCGACTGGCAAGCTTCACCAGGAAGTCCAAGTTCATTTGTTGTGAAGCGGGTATTGCGTTTGGATATACCAGTCGACAGATATCCAAAT TTCAACTTTGTTGGACGGCTTTTAGGACCTCGAGGCAATTCTCTGAAGCGGGTGGAAGCGTCTACTGGATGTCGCGTATTTATAAGAGGACAGGGTTCAATAAAAGACCCTGAAAAG GAGGAGAGTTTGAGAGGACTTCCAGGTTATGAGCACCTCAATGAGCCACTGCATGTTCTACTTGAGGCAGAATTACCCATCAATATAGTTGACGCACGGTTGAAACAAGCTAGCCAAATTATTGAAGAGTTGCTCAGACCTGTG GACGAGTCGCAGGACTTGTATAAAAGGCAACAGCTTAGAGAACTTGCTGTGCTGAATAACAATTTTAGAGAAGAGAGCCCCCAACCAAGGGGTAGTGTATCTCCTTTTAATTCAAGCGGGATGAAACGAGCCAAAACTGGTTGGTGA
- the LOC104110133 gene encoding KH domain-containing protein At3g08620-like isoform X2 codes for MLIELLAERQKLGPFTQVLPICSRLLNQEILRLSGMIPNQVLSDYDRLQRGSPSPVSSFDMMQHVGGKGLGGWNGNGWNSFQEQRLGVPQGRPIDWQASPGSPSSFVVKRVLRLDIPVDRYPNFNFVGRLLGPRGNSLKRVEASTGCRVFIRGQGSIKDPEKEESLRGLPGYEHLNEPLHVLLEAELPINIVDARLKQASQIIEELLRPVDESQDLYKRQQLRELAVLNNNFREESPQPRGSVSPFNSSGMKRAKTGW; via the exons ATGTTGATAG AGCTGTTAGCAGAAAGGCAGAAGCTTGGACCCTTTACTCAAGTTCTTCCAATATGTAGCCGACTCTTGAATCAAG AAATACTAAGACTTTCTGGAATGATTCCCAATCAAGTACTCAGTGACTATGATAGACTACAACGTGGAAGCCCTAGTCCTGTATCTTCATTCGACATGATGCAACATGTCGGAGGAAAAGGTTTAGGTGGATGGAATGGGAATGGATGGAATTCCTTTCAAGAG CAAAGATTAGGTGTACCACAGGGAAGGCCCATCGACTGGCAAGCTTCACCAGGAAGTCCAAGTTCATTTGTTGTGAAGCGGGTATTGCGTTTGGATATACCAGTCGACAGATATCCAAAT TTCAACTTTGTTGGACGGCTTTTAGGACCTCGAGGCAATTCTCTGAAGCGGGTGGAAGCGTCTACTGGATGTCGCGTATTTATAAGAGGACAGGGTTCAATAAAAGACCCTGAAAAG GAGGAGAGTTTGAGAGGACTTCCAGGTTATGAGCACCTCAATGAGCCACTGCATGTTCTACTTGAGGCAGAATTACCCATCAATATAGTTGACGCACGGTTGAAACAAGCTAGCCAAATTATTGAAGAGTTGCTCAGACCTGTG GACGAGTCGCAGGACTTGTATAAAAGGCAACAGCTTAGAGAACTTGCTGTGCTGAATAACAATTTTAGAGAAGAGAGCCCCCAACCAAGGGGTAGTGTATCTCCTTTTAATTCAAGCGGGATGAAACGAGCCAAAACTGGTTGGTGA
- the LOC104110131 gene encoding large ribosomal subunit protein uL16-like, with product MGRRPARCYRQIKNKPYPKSRFCRGVPDPKIRIYDVGMKKKGVDEFPFCVHLVSWEKENVSSEALEAARIACNKYMTKSAGKDAFHLRVRVHPFHVLRINKMLSCAGADRLQTGMRGAFGKPQGVCARVAIGQVLLSVRCKDGNSSHAQEALRRAKFKFPGRQKIIVSRKWGFTKFSRTDYLKYKSENRIVPDGVNAKLLGCHGRLAARQPGRAFLEAV from the exons ATGGGGAGAA GACCTGCAAGGTGTTACCGCCAGATTAAGAACAAGCCTTACCCAAAATCACGGTTTTGCCGTGGTGTCCCTGATCCAAAGATCAGGATCTATGATGTTGGCATGAAGAAAAAgggagttgatgagtttcctttcTGTGTACACTTGGTCAGTTGGGAGAAGGAGAATGTCTCAAGTGAGGCACTTGAAGCTGCCCGTATTGCTTGCAACAAGTACAtgaccaagtctgctgggaaggaTGCCTTTCACCTTAGGGTCAGGGTCCATCCTTTCCATGTTTTGCGTATTAATAAGATGTTGTCATGTGCTGGAGCTGATAGGCTCCAAACTGGCATGAGGGGAGCTTTTGGTAAGCCACAGGGTGTTTGTGCTCGTGTTGCAATTGGTCAGGTTCTTTTATCTGTTCGTTGCAAAGATGGAAACAGTAGCCATGCACAAGAGGCTCTACGCCGTGCAAAGTTTAAGTTCCCTGGCCGACAAAAGATCATTGTCAGCAGAAAGTG GGGTTTTACCAAGTTTAGCCGTACTGATTATCTGAAATACAAGTCAGAGAACCGTATTGTTCCAGATGGTGTCAATGCAAAG CTTCTTGGCTGCCATGGTAGACTTGCTGCACGTCAACCTGGAAGGGCCTTTCTAGAAGCTGTTTAG